From Pagrus major chromosome 9, Pma_NU_1.0, the proteins below share one genomic window:
- the grb14 gene encoding growth factor receptor-bound protein 14 isoform X3, which yields MLCTQPCIGYRACPNSEPCLAPNRGVIKVYNEDNTSRAVEVPSDITARDVCQLFVLKNHCIDDHSWTLFEHLSHLGIERTIEDHESVMEVLSGWGMDTDSRLYFRKNYAKYEFFRTPLDFFPDHMVSISSETNGMVDHSQLIQKPLHTPIYGQIFLYPTQTFLNSSTCPEIYGHLHAKEQSRKSWKKFYFVLRRSGLYVSNKGTSKEPRHLQFIADFSDSDVYTVLSAKKLHGAPTDYGLCVKSSKCSSARDLKLLCADDEQTRTCWITAMRLLKYGMQLYQNFIQPHQKQKASPMRSISENSLVAMDFSGQKSRVIENPSEALSVAVEEGLSWRRKSCHRLSGHGSPSTSQSSVSNIALHLAQAWFHGKLSRDEAQRLITQQGLIDGVFLLRDSQSNPKTFVLSLCHMQKIKHFQILPMDDEGEVFYSLDDGHTRFTDLIQLVEFYQLNRGVLPCKLKHHCARITL from the exons ATGCTGTGTACTCAGCCATGCATAGGCTACAGAGCTTGTCCAAACTCAGAACCCTGCTTGGCTCCAAACAGGGGG GTAATCAAAGTTTATAATGAAGATAACACGAGCAGAGCAGTAGAGGTTCCCAGTGACATCACTGCCCGCGATGTATGCCAGCTGTTTGTCTTGAAGAACCACTGCATCGATGACCACAGCTGGACTCTTTTTGAACACCTCTCACATCTGGGAATAG AGAGAACCATTGAAGACCATGAGTCTGTTATGGAGGTGCTATCCGGCTGGGGAATGGACACAGACAGCCGACTGTATTTTAGGAAGAATTATGCTAAATATGAATTCTTCAGGACACCCCTG GACTTTTTTCCGGATCACATGGTCTCCATATCCAGTGAAACCAATGGGATGGTGGATCACTCTCAGCTTATACAG AAACCACTGCACACACCCATCTATGGACAAATATTTCTCTACCCAACACAGACCTTTCTCAACTCCAGCACCTGTCCAGAGATATATGGACACCTTCATGCCAAAGAGCAAAGCAGAAAGTCTTGGAAGAAGTTTTACTTTGTGCTGCGGAGGTCGGGGCTTTATGTCTCCAACAAGGGAACTTCCAAA gaacCGAGGCATCTCCAGTTCATTGCTGACTTTAGTGACAGCGATGTCTACACAGTGTTGTCAGCCAAAAAGCTACATGGAGCACCTACAGATTATGGCCTGTGTGTCAAG TCCTCAAAGTGTAGTTCAGCTCGGGACTTGAAGCTGCTTTGTGCGGATGATGAGCAGACCAGGACCTGCTGGATCACAGCCATGCGCTTGTTAAAG tatGGGATGCAACTGTACCAAAACTTCATCCAGCCACACCAGAAGCAAAAAGCTTCACCGATG AGAAGCATCTCAGAGAACTCACTGGTGGCCATGGACTTTTCTGGCCAAAAGAGCCGAGTGATCGAGAACCCGTCTGAGGCGTTGTCTGTGGCTGTGGAAGAGGGCCTGTCATGGAGG AGGAAAAGCTGCCACCGTCTGAGTGGCCACGGGAGCCCCTCCACATCACAGAGCTCAGTGTCAAACATCG CCCTCCACTTGGCTCAGGCCTGGTTTCATGGCAAACTGTCTCGTGATGAGGCTCAGCGTCTCATCACTCAGCAGGGTCTTATCGATGG agTATTTCTTCTGAGGGACAGCCAAAGTAACCCCAAGACATTTGTCCTGTCACTGTGCCACATGCAGAAAATCAAACACTTTCAGATCTTACCT ATGGATGACGAAGGGGAGGTATTCTACAGCCTGGATGATGGTCACACGCGGTTCACTGACTTGATCCAGTTGGTGGAGTTTTACCAGCTAAACCGTGGCGTGTTGCCCTGTAAGCTCAAACACCACTGTGCCCGGATCACCCTGTGA